The following proteins are co-located in the Halostella salina genome:
- a CDS encoding ABC transporter ATP-binding protein, producing the protein MAEDMLSVDGIDTHYGESHVLFDVSLSVGRGEVVALVGRNGAGKTTTLRSIMCLTPVTSGEITKDGEPIHGLEPHGVRKRGVSWVPEERRVFGDLTVEENLRLAAHSGDGGDDRFEDVYERFPRLDERRDQKAGTMSGGEQQMLAIARGLLGPETDLLLLDEPSEGLAPQIVDDVADIIRDLNEDGVTILLVEQNAEMALELADRAYVLETGEVVHDAPAGELLADREAMESYLGVK; encoded by the coding sequence ATGGCCGAGGACATGCTGTCCGTGGACGGCATCGACACCCACTACGGGGAGAGCCACGTCCTGTTCGACGTGTCCCTCTCGGTCGGGCGCGGCGAGGTCGTCGCGCTCGTCGGCCGCAACGGCGCGGGCAAGACGACGACGCTGCGGAGCATCATGTGTCTGACGCCGGTTACGTCCGGCGAGATCACGAAAGATGGCGAGCCGATCCACGGGCTGGAACCCCACGGCGTCCGCAAGCGCGGCGTCTCGTGGGTGCCCGAGGAGCGCCGCGTGTTCGGCGACCTCACTGTCGAGGAGAACCTCCGGCTGGCGGCCCACTCCGGCGACGGCGGCGATGACCGGTTCGAGGACGTGTACGAGCGGTTCCCCCGTCTCGACGAGCGCCGGGACCAGAAGGCGGGCACGATGAGCGGGGGCGAGCAGCAGATGCTCGCCATCGCCCGCGGCCTGCTCGGCCCGGAGACGGACCTGCTCCTGCTCGACGAGCCGAGCGAGGGGCTCGCGCCGCAGATCGTCGACGACGTGGCCGACATCATCCGCGACCTGAACGAGGACGGCGTCACGATCCTGCTGGTCGAGCAGAACGCCGAGATGGCGCTGGAGCTGGCCGACCGGGCGTACGTCCTCGAAACCGGCGAGGTCGTCCACGACGCGCCGGCCGGCGAACTGCTGGCCGACCGCGAGGCGATGGAGAGCTACCTGGGGGTGAAGTGA
- a CDS encoding ABC transporter ATP-binding protein has protein sequence MSDALLRTEAVTKKFGPLTAVDDVSLSVPAGEITSIIGPNGAGKTTLFNLFTGKHEPTDGHIEFRDERIDGEDPHDIVSRGIVRSFQITNFFDDLTALENVRLATQARHSGFGVSDFVRHYNSLDGALDDAEAALERIGLGHVADRKASNLSYGQRRHLEIGIALAADPDLLLMDEPTAGMSPEETVETVELIERIAEDITIVLIEHDMEIVMDISDHIAVMNGGELLAWGPPAEIREDERVQKAYLGGG, from the coding sequence ATGAGCGACGCGCTGCTCCGCACCGAGGCGGTGACCAAGAAGTTCGGCCCGCTCACCGCGGTCGACGACGTGTCGCTGTCGGTGCCCGCCGGCGAGATCACGTCGATCATCGGCCCGAACGGGGCCGGCAAGACGACGCTGTTCAACCTCTTTACCGGCAAGCACGAACCGACCGACGGTCACATCGAGTTCCGCGACGAGCGCATCGACGGCGAGGATCCACACGACATCGTCTCCCGCGGGATCGTCCGGTCGTTCCAGATCACGAACTTCTTCGACGACCTGACCGCGCTGGAGAACGTCCGCCTCGCGACGCAGGCACGGCACAGCGGGTTCGGCGTCTCCGATTTCGTCCGGCACTACAACAGCCTCGACGGGGCGCTGGACGACGCCGAGGCCGCGCTTGAGCGGATCGGCCTCGGCCACGTGGCCGACCGGAAAGCGTCGAACCTCTCCTACGGCCAGCGCCGCCACCTGGAGATCGGGATCGCGCTGGCCGCGGACCCGGATCTGCTCCTGATGGACGAGCCGACGGCGGGCATGAGCCCGGAGGAGACCGTCGAAACGGTCGAACTGATAGAGCGGATCGCCGAGGACATCACGATCGTCCTCATCGAACACGACATGGAGATCGTCATGGACATATCCGACCACATCGCGGTGATGAACGGCGGCGAACTGCTCGCGTGGGGCCCGCCCGCGGAGATCCGGGAGGACGAACGCGTCCAGAAGGCGTACCTCGGAGGTGGGTGA
- a CDS encoding branched-chain amino acid ABC transporter permease has translation MRELISRFAGTDGTAGNQILTTGGRYALAVIVVLLALLGPVVAILEPFWLFILVQILVFALLALSLDFVFGYAGLLSFGHAAMFGAGGYAAALLIAEVTPNALVVLPLAMLTGVVVAAVIGWFAVRARGIYFAMLTLAFAQMFYVIAFADVPAMITGAETVTGGDNGIYGVQLFELFGVVDFTDRINYYFMALALVALSLVALVRLANSPFGRALQGIRENEERMAFIGYDVRRYKVVGFAISGGFAGLAGGLYVPFQSLAHPQLLHWTVSGELVVMLLLGGMGTLWGPMLGAAAVIVLEEMLAGVAAWEVILGGVFVVVVIFAPRGLAGIVVSLKEDPRNALSNAKQALLTYVKKVRGER, from the coding sequence ATGCGCGAACTCATCAGCCGCTTCGCCGGGACGGACGGCACGGCGGGCAACCAGATCCTCACCACCGGCGGCCGCTACGCGCTGGCCGTCATCGTGGTCCTGCTGGCCCTGCTCGGCCCGGTCGTGGCGATCCTCGAGCCGTTCTGGCTGTTCATCCTGGTGCAGATACTCGTGTTCGCGCTGCTGGCGCTCAGCCTCGACTTCGTGTTCGGCTACGCCGGCCTGCTGTCGTTCGGCCACGCCGCGATGTTCGGGGCGGGCGGCTACGCCGCCGCGCTGCTGATCGCCGAGGTGACCCCGAACGCGCTGGTCGTGCTGCCGCTGGCGATGCTGACCGGCGTGGTCGTCGCGGCGGTGATCGGCTGGTTCGCCGTCCGCGCCCGTGGCATCTACTTCGCCATGCTCACGCTGGCGTTCGCCCAGATGTTCTACGTGATCGCCTTCGCCGACGTGCCCGCGATGATCACCGGTGCGGAGACGGTCACGGGCGGTGATAACGGCATCTACGGCGTCCAGCTGTTCGAGCTGTTCGGCGTCGTCGACTTCACCGACCGGATCAACTACTACTTCATGGCGCTGGCGCTGGTCGCGCTCTCGCTGGTCGCGCTGGTGCGTCTCGCCAACTCCCCCTTCGGCCGCGCGCTGCAGGGGATCCGCGAGAACGAGGAGCGGATGGCCTTCATCGGCTACGACGTGCGACGGTACAAGGTGGTCGGCTTCGCCATCAGCGGCGGCTTCGCCGGCCTCGCCGGCGGGCTGTACGTCCCGTTCCAGAGCCTCGCACACCCCCAGTTGCTCCACTGGACCGTCAGCGGCGAACTCGTCGTGATGCTGTTGCTCGGCGGTATGGGAACGCTGTGGGGCCCGATGCTCGGCGCTGCGGCCGTCATCGTGCTGGAGGAGATGCTGGCGGGCGTCGCCGCCTGGGAGGTCATCCTCGGCGGGGTGTTCGTCGTGGTCGTCATCTTCGCCCCGCGCGGGCTTGCCGGCATCGTCGTTTCGCTGAAGGAGGACCCGCGGAACGCGCTCTCGAACGCGAAACAGGCGCTCCTGACCTACGTCAAGAAGGTGCGGGGTGAACGATGA
- a CDS encoding branched-chain amino acid ABC transporter permease, whose translation MVDATTIVRATLLGLQLGMTLALVAAGLTLIFGMLDVINFAHGALYMLGAYFGVVAASELGSFWAALVVAPLLVAIVGGAIEILSLRPLYGRNPLYHILLTFGFAIMIEGIVVEVWGGQSYRIPVPEALSGTLSYGSLSYPVYWMFVLVVSTILIGGIWLAIAKSDLGILIRASAHDTEMVDALGVDVSKVFTGVVVFGAALAGVAGVLLGASRSVNPGMGFGVIIQAFVIVVIGGLGSFKGAVYGALLIGLMTAYGALIAPSLTDLFIFALMAVVLIAKPSGLFGATEAA comes from the coding sequence ATGGTAGATGCCACGACGATAGTGCGCGCGACGCTGCTCGGGCTCCAGCTAGGGATGACGCTGGCGCTGGTCGCCGCCGGCCTCACGCTCATCTTCGGGATGCTCGACGTGATCAACTTCGCACACGGCGCGCTGTACATGCTCGGGGCGTACTTCGGCGTCGTCGCCGCCTCCGAACTGGGCAGCTTCTGGGCCGCGCTGGTCGTCGCCCCGTTGCTCGTCGCCATTGTCGGCGGGGCGATCGAGATCCTGTCGCTCCGCCCGCTGTACGGCCGCAACCCGCTGTATCACATCCTGTTGACGTTCGGCTTCGCGATCATGATCGAGGGGATCGTGGTCGAAGTGTGGGGCGGGCAGTCCTACCGGATCCCGGTCCCCGAGGCGCTCTCCGGCACCCTCTCGTACGGCTCGCTCAGCTACCCGGTGTACTGGATGTTCGTCCTCGTGGTCAGCACGATACTGATCGGCGGGATCTGGCTCGCGATAGCCAAGAGCGACCTCGGCATCCTCATCCGGGCGAGCGCCCACGACACCGAGATGGTCGACGCGCTCGGCGTCGACGTGTCGAAGGTGTTCACCGGCGTCGTGGTGTTCGGGGCCGCGCTGGCCGGCGTGGCGGGGGTCCTCCTCGGCGCGTCGCGCTCGGTCAACCCCGGGATGGGCTTCGGCGTCATCATCCAGGCCTTCGTCATCGTCGTGATCGGCGGCCTGGGGAGCTTCAAGGGTGCCGTGTACGGCGCGTTGCTGATCGGGCTGATGACGGCGTACGGCGCGCTGATCGCGCCGTCGCTGACCGACCTCTTCATCTTCGCGCTGATGGCGGTGGTACTGATCGCGAAACCGAGCGGCCTGTTCGGCGCAACGGAGGCAGCGTAG
- a CDS encoding ABC transporter substrate-binding protein, which yields MSPTSGTGTNTQGRERQQRSTGSSRRRFLVGGAAAGATALGGCLGGLTGSDGGDGTVTVGYVLPFSGTYSLLGESIVNGFEMYVDQNDGQLGGRDVEYVQRDTEANTDRGVSITREMLIEEGADVLVGPVSSAVAIAMMQTVETEGSAIWLNANAGDYRVVQDGCLDYHFRTSFNDWQTSAPMAQYVYDEIADNVMLAYADYAFGQNSKNFFSEAFQEAGGEVVGEVGVPLGSDDYSPYLGEIEDSGADAVFSFFAGSDAVNYITQFSDFGLDDQLTQTGSGFLLSEDTLPAQGEAALGKYSLLHYTPSKQTDRNQTFVSNYQDAHDSRPNVYAVQGYDSAQAFDAAVSDVDGTNPDDLADSLSGMELDSPRGDFQFHPETNDPIQSMDVRQVVESDGEVPVDNEVVTTIEEPEIPTWGCSL from the coding sequence ATGTCTCCCACTAGCGGGACTGGCACGAATACGCAGGGACGGGAACGGCAGCAGCGGTCTACAGGCTCGTCGCGGCGACGGTTCCTCGTCGGCGGGGCCGCCGCGGGGGCGACCGCGCTCGGCGGCTGCCTCGGCGGACTCACCGGGAGCGACGGCGGCGACGGCACGGTGACCGTCGGCTACGTCCTCCCGTTCTCGGGGACGTACTCGCTGCTCGGCGAGAGCATCGTCAACGGCTTCGAGATGTACGTCGACCAGAACGACGGCCAGCTCGGCGGCCGGGACGTCGAGTACGTCCAGCGGGACACGGAAGCGAACACCGACCGCGGCGTCTCGATCACGCGCGAGATGCTGATCGAGGAGGGGGCCGACGTGCTGGTCGGCCCGGTCTCCAGCGCCGTCGCCATCGCGATGATGCAGACCGTCGAGACCGAGGGGTCGGCGATCTGGCTCAACGCCAACGCCGGCGACTACCGGGTCGTGCAGGACGGCTGTCTGGACTACCACTTCCGGACATCGTTCAACGACTGGCAGACGAGCGCGCCGATGGCCCAGTACGTGTACGACGAGATCGCGGACAACGTGATGCTCGCCTACGCCGACTACGCGTTCGGCCAGAACTCGAAGAACTTCTTCAGCGAGGCGTTCCAGGAGGCCGGCGGCGAGGTCGTCGGCGAGGTCGGCGTCCCGCTCGGGTCGGACGACTACTCCCCGTATCTCGGCGAGATCGAGGACAGCGGCGCGGACGCCGTGTTCTCCTTCTTCGCGGGGAGCGACGCGGTCAACTACATCACGCAGTTCAGCGACTTCGGGCTCGACGACCAGCTCACCCAGACCGGGAGCGGCTTCCTCCTCTCGGAGGACACCCTCCCGGCGCAGGGCGAGGCAGCGCTTGGCAAGTACTCGCTGCTCCACTACACGCCGTCGAAGCAGACCGACCGGAACCAGACGTTCGTGAGCAACTATCAGGACGCCCACGACAGTCGACCGAACGTGTACGCGGTGCAGGGGTACGACTCGGCGCAGGCGTTCGACGCCGCGGTCTCGGACGTGGACGGCACGAACCCGGACGACCTCGCCGACTCGCTGTCCGGCATGGAACTGGACAGCCCCCGTGGCGACTTCCAGTTCCACCCCGAGACGAACGACCCGATACAGAGCATGGACGTCCGGCAGGTCGTCGAGAGCGACGGCGAGGTTCCGGTCGACAACGAGGTCGTGACGACGATCGAGGAGCCGGAGATCCCGACCTGGGGCTGCAGCCTCTGA
- a CDS encoding CoA transferase subunit A, translating into MIAAPPATLREAVSAIPSGSTVAAGLALEHAIPFAVGHELIRQGTDDLTLVGPISDLLFDQLVGADAVSRIRAAWVGNVSAGTGYRFREAVESDAIAVENHSNFSIALALKAGALGVPYLPTQSLLGSDVFAESDLFRRGEDPFTGDEVAQVPAIEPDWTVVHAQRASPAGDVHLWGNTGIVDPAVGAADNVLVTAEEVVDGETIKSDPSRTAITREQVAAVVECPYGAHPSPVAGHYNRDNEYYLDYHDRTDTQAAFDEWADEWVYGVEDRAEYMAKVDADLSITEPTVAAEVRYGQ; encoded by the coding sequence ATGATAGCAGCCCCGCCAGCGACGCTCCGGGAGGCGGTGTCGGCGATTCCATCCGGAAGTACCGTCGCCGCCGGTCTCGCGCTCGAACACGCGATCCCCTTCGCGGTCGGCCACGAACTGATCAGGCAGGGAACGGACGACCTCACGCTCGTCGGCCCCATCAGCGACCTGCTGTTCGACCAGCTCGTCGGGGCCGACGCGGTCTCACGGATCCGGGCGGCCTGGGTCGGCAACGTCAGCGCCGGCACCGGCTACCGGTTCCGCGAGGCCGTCGAGAGCGACGCGATCGCGGTCGAGAACCACTCGAACTTCAGCATCGCCCTCGCGCTGAAGGCGGGGGCGCTCGGCGTCCCCTACCTCCCCACGCAGTCGCTGCTCGGGAGCGACGTCTTCGCCGAGAGCGACCTGTTCCGGCGCGGCGAGGACCCCTTCACCGGCGACGAGGTGGCACAGGTCCCGGCGATCGAACCGGACTGGACCGTCGTCCACGCACAGCGCGCCAGCCCGGCCGGCGACGTCCACCTGTGGGGCAACACGGGGATCGTCGATCCGGCGGTCGGCGCGGCCGACAACGTCCTCGTCACCGCCGAGGAGGTCGTCGACGGCGAGACGATCAAGAGCGACCCGAGCCGGACCGCGATCACGCGCGAGCAGGTCGCGGCCGTCGTGGAGTGCCCGTACGGCGCACACCCATCGCCGGTGGCCGGTCACTACAACCGCGACAACGAGTACTACCTCGACTACCACGACCGGACCGACACGCAAGCGGCGTTCGACGAGTGGGCCGACGAGTGGGTGTACGGCGTCGAGGACCGCGCCGAGTACATGGCGAAGGTCGACGCCGACCTCTCGATCACCGAACCGACCGTCGCCGCGGAGGTGCGCTATGGCCAGTGA
- a CDS encoding CoA-transferase subunit beta: protein MASEYTPRELMVSAAASEIDDGDTAFVGMRLPLIAFQVAVSTHAPNSMAVYESGVVRDSPADGFIHTMCDLPNLNRAVSTTGMIDIMSRLQRGDIDVGFLGGAEVDRYGNLNTTRVQAGDREIRLPGSGGACDIACMAGRTVLLLPHEPRRFVEEVNYVTSPGHAADGSGRETHPAPGGGPDALVTSKATFGFADGELYLRSVHPGEDAESVLADFPWDVRTAPDVDGGEVTTTPEPTAEELDLIRTFDPDGFWT, encoded by the coding sequence ATGGCCAGTGAGTACACGCCCCGCGAGCTGATGGTGAGCGCGGCGGCAAGCGAGATCGACGACGGCGACACCGCGTTCGTCGGGATGCGCCTCCCGCTCATCGCCTTCCAGGTGGCGGTGAGCACGCACGCGCCGAACTCGATGGCCGTCTACGAGAGCGGCGTCGTCCGGGACAGCCCGGCCGACGGGTTCATCCACACGATGTGTGACCTGCCGAACCTGAACCGCGCCGTCTCGACGACCGGAATGATAGACATCATGAGCCGCCTCCAGCGCGGCGACATCGACGTCGGCTTCCTCGGCGGCGCGGAGGTCGACCGCTACGGCAACCTCAACACGACCCGGGTGCAGGCGGGCGACCGCGAGATCCGGCTCCCCGGCAGTGGCGGAGCCTGCGACATCGCCTGCATGGCCGGACGCACCGTCCTGCTGCTGCCCCACGAGCCGCGCCGGTTCGTCGAGGAAGTGAACTACGTCACCAGCCCGGGCCACGCCGCCGACGGGAGCGGCCGTGAGACCCATCCCGCGCCGGGCGGGGGCCCGGACGCGCTCGTCACCTCGAAGGCGACCTTCGGCTTCGCCGACGGCGAACTGTACCTGCGGAGCGTCCATCCCGGCGAAGACGCCGAGTCGGTGCTCGCGGACTTCCCGTGGGACGTGCGGACTGCCCCGGACGTTGACGGGGGGGAGGTGACGACGACGCCCGAGCCGACCGCCGAGGAACTGGACCTGATCCGGACGTTCGACCCCGACGGGTTCTGGACGTAG
- a CDS encoding acyl-CoA synthetase → MQTNVPTEYLPDESAAPDYINAVPEAHYPKEINTTDQLVDKHVREGRGDNVAVYFEDEEITYEQLQERVNRMGNALRDLGVESGDRVVVRFPNRPEPLVTCLAVQKIGAVALPSMKLLRAKELRYIVNNAEAKAIVVFDDLLDEVDEALPDLDTVEDVVVAERTGVDHDHHSYDAVMDEASPDLDAADTERDDLALMLYTSGTTGRPKGAVHTHRQLLASADTYARYCLEPSEDDVFGGNPPLPFAYGYGDLVTFPLRFGASTSLAQDAGPGDLLEAVENHGITVLCSIPTAFNQMLSEFPDGPEEYDISSLRVGVSAGEPLTPTTFESFEAEYGVELLDGIGTTEMLHIFVSHRHDEEIDPTATGFPVPGYECKIVDPDTGEECDRGEAGLLAVRGPTGIEYWDRPEKQADACRAGWSYPGDIFVMREDGRLEYKSRADDLIISSGYNIPGPEVEAVVQEHDAASEVAVVGSPHEERGEIVKAFVVLESGASGSEDLVEEIQNHVKNTLAPYKYPREVEFVDELPRTETGKIRRTELREQERS, encoded by the coding sequence ATGCAGACAAACGTTCCCACAGAGTACCTGCCGGACGAATCGGCCGCGCCGGACTACATCAACGCGGTGCCGGAGGCACACTACCCGAAGGAGATCAACACGACGGACCAGCTCGTCGATAAACACGTCCGCGAGGGACGTGGCGACAACGTCGCCGTCTACTTCGAGGACGAGGAGATAACGTACGAGCAGTTGCAAGAGCGAGTCAACCGGATGGGCAACGCGCTCCGGGACCTCGGCGTCGAGTCGGGCGACAGGGTCGTCGTCCGGTTCCCGAACCGCCCCGAACCGCTCGTCACCTGCCTCGCGGTCCAGAAGATCGGGGCCGTCGCCCTGCCGTCGATGAAGCTCCTGCGCGCCAAGGAGCTGCGATACATCGTCAACAACGCCGAGGCGAAAGCGATCGTCGTGTTCGACGACCTGCTCGACGAGGTTGACGAGGCACTGCCCGACCTCGACACCGTCGAGGACGTGGTCGTCGCCGAGCGCACCGGCGTCGACCACGACCATCACAGCTACGACGCGGTGATGGACGAGGCCAGTCCCGACCTCGACGCGGCCGACACCGAGCGCGACGACCTCGCGCTGATGCTGTACACCAGCGGGACGACCGGCCGCCCGAAGGGCGCAGTCCACACCCACCGCCAGCTGCTCGCCAGCGCCGACACGTACGCCCGGTACTGCCTCGAACCCTCGGAGGACGACGTGTTCGGCGGCAACCCGCCGCTCCCGTTCGCGTACGGCTACGGCGACCTCGTCACGTTCCCGCTCCGCTTCGGCGCGAGCACGAGCCTCGCGCAGGACGCCGGGCCGGGCGACCTGCTCGAAGCCGTCGAGAACCACGGGATCACGGTTCTCTGTTCGATCCCGACGGCGTTCAACCAGATGCTCTCGGAGTTCCCCGACGGTCCCGAGGAGTACGACATCTCCTCGCTCCGGGTCGGCGTGAGCGCCGGCGAGCCGCTGACGCCGACGACGTTCGAGTCGTTCGAGGCAGAGTACGGCGTCGAACTGCTCGACGGCATCGGGACGACGGAGATGCTCCACATCTTCGTCAGCCACCGCCACGACGAGGAGATCGACCCGACGGCGACCGGCTTCCCGGTGCCGGGCTACGAGTGCAAGATCGTCGACCCCGACACCGGCGAGGAGTGCGACCGCGGCGAGGCCGGACTGCTGGCGGTTCGCGGGCCGACCGGTATCGAGTACTGGGACCGCCCCGAGAAGCAGGCCGACGCCTGCCGCGCCGGGTGGTCGTACCCCGGCGACATCTTCGTGATGCGCGAGGACGGCCGGCTGGAGTACAAGTCCCGCGCCGACGACCTCATCATCTCCAGCGGGTACAACATCCCCGGCCCGGAGGTCGAGGCCGTCGTGCAGGAACACGACGCCGCGTCCGAGGTCGCAGTCGTCGGCAGCCCCCACGAGGAGCGCGGGGAGATCGTGAAGGCGTTCGTCGTGCTGGAGAGCGGCGCGTCCGGCTCAGAGGACCTCGTCGAGGAGATCCAGAACCACGTCAAGAACACGCTCGCGCCGTACAAGTACCCCCGCGAGGTCGAGTTCGTCGACGAACTCCCCCGGACGGAGACCGGGAAGATCCGCCGCACCGAACTCCGCGAGCAGGAGCGTTCGTAA
- a CDS encoding ABC transporter permease encodes MINVQKYSDTASRARRIAWDFFAPVFEDRWGKFAMTILGIYVLIGIVGPYMPIPGPFEYLQTSSGQYAQLEPPSSEFPLGTTYLGYGVLSQTIHSFRTSLTVGVLSAVLVVAIGVNIGLVSGYYGGKVDTVLMGLTDMAYGLPFYPMAIILIAIFGSGLYTIAAVIALLFWRSVARVTRSEALSLREREFVKSAKAAGSSDVKIMYYHLLPNLVPLILIYFVFAITWGILLEASLSFIGLGDPDTVSWGLMLHEVFGSGELTRAWWWVIVPSFTLWLFIWSLYVVARTLEDNATVSAKGGA; translated from the coding sequence ATGATCAACGTACAGAAGTACAGCGATACGGCGTCGCGCGCCAGACGCATCGCCTGGGACTTCTTCGCGCCGGTGTTCGAGGACCGGTGGGGGAAGTTCGCGATGACGATACTCGGCATCTACGTGCTCATCGGGATCGTGGGGCCGTACATGCCGATCCCGGGCCCGTTCGAGTACCTGCAGACCTCGTCCGGCCAGTACGCACAGCTGGAGCCGCCCAGCAGCGAGTTCCCGCTGGGCACGACGTACCTCGGGTACGGCGTGTTGAGCCAGACGATCCACTCGTTCCGGACCTCGCTGACCGTCGGCGTGCTGTCCGCGGTGCTGGTCGTCGCCATCGGCGTCAACATCGGGCTGGTCTCGGGCTACTACGGCGGGAAGGTCGACACCGTCCTGATGGGGCTGACCGACATGGCGTACGGGCTCCCCTTCTACCCGATGGCGATCATCCTGATCGCCATCTTCGGGTCGGGCCTGTACACCATCGCCGCCGTGATCGCCTTGCTGTTCTGGCGGTCCGTCGCCCGGGTCACGCGGTCGGAGGCGCTGTCGCTCCGGGAGCGCGAGTTCGTCAAAAGCGCGAAGGCGGCCGGCTCCTCGGACGTGAAGATCATGTACTACCACCTGCTCCCGAACCTCGTCCCCCTCATCCTGATCTACTTCGTGTTCGCGATCACGTGGGGGATCCTGCTGGAGGCGAGCCTGAGCTTCATCGGACTCGGCGACCCGGACACGGTGAGCTGGGGCCTGATGCTTCACGAGGTGTTCGGGTCGGGCGAGCTGACCCGTGCCTGGTGGTGGGTGATCGTCCCGAGTTTCACGCTCTGGCTGTTCATCTGGAGCCTCTACGTCGTCGCCCGGACCCTGGAGGACAACGCCACCGTGTCCGCAAAAGGGGGTGCGTGA
- a CDS encoding ABC transporter permease, with product MSNSLTEFLVRRLVSFVFMLFFLLTAIFVLFRVMPGDPTAMLVSGRLTEESRQAMLENFGLNRPLHEQYIVFIRNVLQGDFGISFFYREPVADVIFPSLVNTLMIMLPALTLVMIIAYFWGSVVGWNKGTALDRWGTYIPVSLRAVPHFILGLGLLIVFSYNLGWLPTGGMGPIGGADKSVLERLTSPTFYKYAALPFTTALLHYIADPMMLMRNNIIGEREKDYVELHRLKGLHPRQVRRRAARNSMLPLLTWLTPMIGIAFGGQILIEVVFSWPGIGRELVLAAQRQDMPVAQAAFFMVAVIVLLTNLVVDLAYGYFDPRISYGKT from the coding sequence ATGTCGAACTCACTCACCGAATTCCTGGTCCGCCGGCTCGTGAGCTTCGTCTTCATGCTGTTTTTCCTGCTGACGGCCATCTTCGTCCTGTTCCGGGTGATGCCCGGCGACCCGACGGCGATGCTCGTCAGCGGGCGACTCACCGAGGAGTCGCGGCAGGCGATGCTGGAGAACTTCGGCCTGAACAGGCCGCTTCACGAGCAGTACATCGTGTTCATACGGAACGTGCTGCAGGGCGACTTCGGCATCTCGTTTTTCTACCGGGAGCCGGTCGCCGACGTGATCTTCCCGAGCCTCGTCAACACCCTGATGATCATGCTGCCGGCGCTGACGCTGGTCATGATCATCGCGTACTTCTGGGGCTCGGTCGTCGGCTGGAACAAGGGCACGGCGCTCGACCGCTGGGGGACGTACATTCCGGTGTCGCTCCGGGCCGTCCCGCACTTCATCCTCGGGCTCGGGCTCCTGATCGTGTTCTCGTACAACCTCGGGTGGCTCCCGACCGGCGGGATGGGTCCCATCGGCGGGGCCGACAAGTCGGTGCTCGAACGGCTCACGTCGCCGACGTTCTACAAGTACGCGGCGCTGCCCTTTACCACGGCGCTGCTCCACTACATCGCCGACCCGATGATGCTGATGCGGAACAACATCATCGGCGAGCGCGAGAAGGACTACGTCGAACTGCACAGACTGAAGGGGCTCCACCCCCGTCAGGTCCGTCGCCGTGCGGCGCGAAACAGTATGCTGCCCCTGCTCACGTGGCTGACGCCGATGATCGGCATCGCCTTCGGCGGGCAGATACTGATCGAGGTGGTGTTCTCCTGGCCGGGCATCGGTCGTGAACTGGTGCTCGCGGCGCAGCGACAGGACATGCCCGTCGCGCAGGCCGCCTTCTTCATGGTGGCCGTCATCGTGTTGCTGACGAACCTCGTCGTCGACCTGGCGTACGGCTACTTCGACCCGCGGATCAGCTACGGGAAAACATGA